A window of the Kosakonia radicincitans DSM 16656 genome harbors these coding sequences:
- a CDS encoding LysR family transcriptional regulator, producing MDRLTSLAVFVAAVEEGSFAAAARRFGVSPAMAGKHVSALETEVNARLLQRSTRRLSLTDAGQIYYERGKQILEAFEEANREAGDTQATARGTLRVTVPVTFGELHVASVVARYLEDHPEVNVEVLLEDRYVDLLDARVDVAIRIGRLKSTQLVTRQLAPCRMVICASPGWLLRHGTPQTPEDLRNASRLAFSKAVSEGNWTLFDKQKHAHVIDGPCRLTANNLQLLVASALAGTGIVYGPTFMFGDYIRRKALIPLLPDYTASDLVIQAVYPSALRIPVKVRHFVDYLAQAFGDNPPWDRA from the coding sequence ATGGATCGGTTAACCAGCCTTGCTGTTTTTGTTGCTGCCGTTGAAGAAGGCAGTTTTGCTGCCGCTGCGAGACGTTTTGGCGTGTCTCCGGCTATGGCGGGCAAACACGTCAGCGCGCTCGAAACCGAAGTGAATGCCCGGCTTCTGCAACGTTCAACACGGCGATTAAGTTTGACCGATGCCGGTCAAATCTATTACGAGCGCGGCAAACAGATCCTCGAAGCGTTTGAGGAGGCAAACCGCGAAGCGGGCGATACCCAGGCCACCGCACGTGGCACCTTGCGCGTTACCGTCCCGGTCACTTTCGGTGAGCTTCATGTCGCAAGCGTAGTGGCTCGCTATCTGGAAGATCACCCTGAGGTGAATGTGGAGGTGCTGCTGGAAGATCGTTATGTCGATCTGCTGGATGCGCGGGTGGATGTTGCCATCCGCATTGGCAGACTGAAATCGACACAGCTTGTCACGCGGCAACTGGCGCCCTGTCGCATGGTTATCTGCGCTTCACCTGGCTGGCTTTTGCGACACGGCACTCCGCAAACGCCGGAGGATTTGCGTAATGCTTCACGGCTGGCTTTTAGTAAAGCCGTCTCAGAAGGAAACTGGACGCTGTTTGATAAGCAAAAACACGCGCACGTGATTGATGGGCCATGCAGGCTGACGGCAAATAATCTGCAGTTACTGGTGGCGTCTGCGCTGGCCGGAACGGGGATTGTCTATGGGCCAACCTTTATGTTTGGCGATTATATCCGCCGCAAGGCCTTGATCCCGTTGCTGCCGGATTACACTGCCAGTGATTTAGTTATTCAGGCGGTTTATCCGAGCGCGCTGCGCATTCCAGTGAAAGTCCGCCATTTTGTCGATTACCTGGCGCAGGCTTTTGGCGACAATCCCCCCTGGGATCGCGCCTGA
- a CDS encoding DUF5951 family protein translates to MEAYLSGEKSFVKPHFSDGNLTAESIDNLI, encoded by the coding sequence GTGGAGGCTTATCTTAGCGGCGAAAAATCTTTTGTCAAACCTCATTTTAGCGATGGCAACCTGACTGCTGAATCCATCGACAATTTGATCTAA
- a CDS encoding transporter substrate-binding domain-containing protein → MSATQPLPKRVIPVGILYSVSGDYAVIGREMLNGILLAIEEINANPAHEFTLAPIIRDPQGSLDLYYDYCHDLLYRHGVRHVIGCYTSAARKTILPLIEGANALLWHSARYEGFESSNSVIYLGATPNQHILPMLSWLLQQQAAEIYHIGSNYVWSWEMDRITREAVIPAGGCVVQSKLLPLGDENVDALIADIIACRPKVLLNTMVGKSAYSFYRAWHQACQQHPWLNEVLKLSLTLCEPEVQLIGAEALEGYLVSASWFQSIDSAANRRFLSSYRQRFGEHVSPSVDSESAWLAGHLLARAIARHGNADVEGVRNAVLQDEMDSPAGRIRLDADNNHCWLTPHLARCHNGRLESFWQADAAVKPDPWLAWVDLASLTHRGGSA, encoded by the coding sequence ATGTCTGCCACCCAGCCGCTGCCTAAACGCGTTATTCCGGTCGGTATTCTCTATTCTGTTTCAGGCGATTATGCGGTTATCGGGCGCGAGATGCTCAACGGCATTCTGCTGGCGATTGAGGAGATAAATGCCAATCCCGCCCATGAATTTACCCTTGCTCCCATAATCCGCGATCCGCAGGGTTCGCTGGATCTCTACTACGACTATTGCCACGACTTGCTCTATCGCCACGGCGTGCGTCATGTGATCGGCTGCTACACGTCCGCGGCGCGTAAAACCATTCTGCCGTTGATCGAAGGTGCAAATGCGCTGCTGTGGCACTCCGCGCGCTATGAAGGGTTTGAGAGCAGCAACAGCGTGATTTATCTTGGCGCCACGCCCAATCAGCATATCTTGCCGATGCTGAGCTGGCTGTTACAGCAGCAGGCGGCGGAGATCTATCACATCGGCTCTAACTATGTCTGGTCCTGGGAGATGGATCGCATCACCCGTGAGGCCGTGATCCCTGCGGGCGGCTGCGTGGTGCAGAGTAAATTACTGCCGCTGGGCGACGAAAATGTGGATGCGTTAATCGCTGATATTATCGCCTGCCGCCCGAAAGTGCTCCTGAATACCATGGTCGGCAAAAGCGCCTACAGTTTTTACCGCGCCTGGCACCAGGCCTGTCAGCAGCACCCGTGGTTAAACGAGGTGCTGAAGCTGAGCCTGACGCTGTGTGAGCCGGAAGTGCAGTTAATAGGCGCAGAGGCATTAGAGGGGTATCTGGTCTCTGCAAGCTGGTTTCAGTCGATTGACAGCGCCGCCAACCGGCGTTTTCTGAGCAGCTACCGCCAGCGCTTTGGTGAGCATGTTTCGCCGTCAGTGGACAGTGAAAGTGCCTGGCTGGCCGGACATTTACTGGCAAGAGCCATTGCGCGCCACGGCAATGCCGACGTTGAAGGCGTGCGCAATGCGGTATTGCAGGATGAAATGGATTCGCCAGCCGGGCGAATTCGCCTCGACGCCGACAATAATCACTGCTGGTTGACCCCGCATCTGGCGCGCTGTCACAACGGCAGGCTGGAGAGTTTCTGGCAGGCTGATGCCGCGGTGAAACCCGATCCCTGGCTGGCCTGGGTGGATCTCGCGAGCCTCACGCATCGCGGAGGCAGCGCATGA
- a CDS encoding gamma-glutamylcyclotransferase family protein: MESLFVYGTLRPGCSNAHILENIGGEWLPGHVTGTFYARGWGAAADFPGIVLDENGAQVHGYLFLSDNLAAHWPMLDEFEEGYDRVLVEVTTAEGKRVSAWIYQLLPRAE, translated from the coding sequence ATGGAATCGTTATTTGTCTACGGCACGCTGCGTCCCGGCTGTTCTAATGCGCATATCCTGGAAAACATCGGCGGTGAATGGCTGCCGGGCCACGTCACCGGTACGTTTTACGCGCGTGGCTGGGGAGCCGCTGCCGATTTTCCAGGCATCGTACTGGATGAAAACGGCGCACAGGTGCACGGTTACCTGTTTCTGTCCGACAACCTTGCTGCGCACTGGCCGATGCTGGATGAATTTGAAGAGGGCTACGACCGCGTTTTAGTCGAGGTCACTACCGCTGAGGGCAAACGCGTCAGCGCGTGGATTTACCAGCTACTGCCACGAGCCGAATAG
- a CDS encoding EmmdR/YeeO family multidrug/toxin efflux MATE transporter has protein sequence MLNLVTPLRQAVMRTPWYRKRKSYRVLFWREITPLAVPIFLENTCVLMMGVLSTFLVSWLGKEAMAGVGLADSFNMVVMSFFAAIDLGTTVVVAFSLGKLDGERARAATRQSLVIMTLFAIVLAAVIHYFGTQIIDFIAGAATAEVKALALTYLELTVISYPAAAIALIGSGALRGAGNTKIPLLINGGMNILNIIISSILIYGLWGWKGMGFAGAGLGLTISRYIGAVAIIWVLMIGFNPALRISLKSYFEKLNFSIIWEVMGIGIPASIESVLFNGGKLLTQMFVAGMGTNVIAGNFIAFSVAALINLPGNALGSASTIITGKRLGKGQIGQAERQLRHVFWLSTLLLTAIAWGTAPFAGLFASFYTREEDVKEVVKVLLWLNAAFMPIWAASWVLPAGLKGARDARFAMWVSMLGMWGCRVVAGYTLGVMLGMGVIGVWLGMFLDWAVRGVFFYWRMASGRWLWKYPKPQKRAISAQPGE, from the coding sequence ATTTTGAACCTCGTCACTCCCTTACGCCAGGCCGTCATGCGTACGCCCTGGTACAGAAAACGTAAAAGTTACCGTGTATTATTCTGGCGAGAAATTACCCCCCTTGCCGTACCGATCTTCCTGGAAAACACCTGTGTTTTGATGATGGGTGTGCTCAGCACGTTTCTGGTGAGCTGGCTGGGTAAAGAAGCGATGGCGGGCGTCGGCCTGGCGGACAGCTTCAATATGGTGGTGATGTCTTTTTTTGCCGCCATTGATTTAGGGACGACGGTGGTCGTGGCCTTCAGCCTCGGCAAACTGGATGGTGAGCGGGCGAGGGCGGCAACGCGGCAGTCGCTGGTGATCATGACGTTGTTTGCCATTGTACTGGCGGCGGTGATCCACTACTTTGGCACGCAAATCATCGACTTTATCGCCGGTGCGGCGACGGCGGAAGTTAAAGCGCTGGCGCTGACCTACCTTGAACTCACCGTCATCAGCTACCCGGCGGCGGCCATTGCCCTGATTGGCAGCGGTGCGCTGCGTGGTGCGGGCAATACCAAAATCCCGCTGTTGATTAATGGCGGGATGAATATCCTCAACATCATTATCAGCAGCATCCTGATTTATGGCCTTTGGGGCTGGAAAGGCATGGGGTTTGCCGGTGCAGGGCTGGGGTTGACTATTTCCCGCTATATTGGCGCGGTGGCGATTATCTGGGTGCTGATGATTGGTTTTAATCCGGCGCTGCGGATCTCGCTGAAAAGCTACTTCGAAAAACTCAACTTCTCTATTATCTGGGAAGTGATGGGGATCGGCATTCCGGCCAGTATCGAGTCGGTGCTGTTTAACGGCGGCAAGCTGTTAACGCAAATGTTTGTCGCGGGTATGGGTACCAACGTCATCGCCGGTAATTTTATTGCCTTCTCCGTGGCTGCACTGATTAACCTGCCGGGGAACGCGCTGGGCTCTGCGTCTACCATTATTACCGGTAAGCGCCTCGGTAAAGGTCAGATCGGCCAGGCAGAACGCCAGTTACGCCATGTCTTCTGGCTTTCGACGCTGTTGCTGACAGCAATTGCCTGGGGTACTGCGCCTTTTGCCGGGCTGTTTGCCTCCTTTTATACCCGGGAAGAGGACGTAAAAGAGGTGGTTAAGGTACTTCTGTGGCTTAATGCGGCGTTTATGCCGATTTGGGCGGCATCATGGGTGCTGCCTGCGGGCCTGAAAGGCGCGCGCGACGCCCGTTTCGCCATGTGGGTTTCCATGCTTGGAATGTGGGGTTGCCGGGTGGTGGCAGGGTATACGCTGGGGGTCATGCTCGGTATGGGCGTGATTGGCGTCTGGCTAGGGATGTTCCTCGACTGGGCGGTACGCGGCGTTTTCTTCTACTGGCGCATGGCGAGCGGCAGGTGGTTGTGGAAGTATCCAAAGCCGCAGAAAAGAGCCATTTCTGCACAACCTGGAGAATAA
- a CDS encoding lysozyme inhibitor LprI family protein — translation MKKTILAGLLCCISQMGHSASFNCEKAAGFVELTICSTPALSGMDSQLNALYNQLLQQQPENKALLRKSQLSWLKDIRNKATTIESLQTAYQSRIQDLQTLLGNKTEPVQAKPDPAPVTPQPAPVAAKSELELKAEAGDIAAQAEWGIALSKGTAQQKSEAIHWLESAAAQKNPAAMQRLGFLYTYGKSVARDVDKGVALTRAAAEANDANAQIDLGYNYANGIGVEKDYQQALAWYEKAKANGSPLAERNIAAIKSNMEEEAKYRNGYTAIVTCGPVTSPGYVDNCFNDSDLKITKDNITTLYNMSSGNYPSAAGEAFSDGLHIKLPENFSVFAQNSMDNDVLMVKIVKNDSGKVVFQDQASKYGVINVRN, via the coding sequence ATGAAGAAAACCATTCTGGCGGGCCTACTGTGCTGCATTTCGCAAATGGGCCACAGTGCTTCGTTTAATTGTGAGAAAGCCGCAGGTTTTGTCGAACTTACCATTTGCTCCACGCCCGCGCTCTCCGGGATGGACAGCCAGCTTAACGCGCTCTATAACCAGCTACTTCAGCAACAGCCGGAAAATAAAGCCCTGCTGCGCAAATCACAGTTGTCATGGCTGAAAGATATTCGCAATAAGGCGACGACCATTGAGTCTCTGCAAACTGCGTATCAGTCGCGCATTCAGGATCTGCAAACGCTGCTGGGTAACAAAACTGAACCCGTTCAGGCGAAACCCGATCCTGCGCCAGTTACCCCGCAGCCCGCACCGGTTGCCGCCAAATCAGAACTTGAATTGAAAGCTGAAGCGGGCGATATCGCTGCACAGGCCGAGTGGGGAATCGCGCTCAGCAAAGGCACTGCGCAGCAAAAAAGCGAAGCCATTCACTGGCTGGAATCCGCAGCGGCGCAAAAAAATCCGGCGGCCATGCAGCGGTTGGGTTTTCTCTATACCTACGGGAAAAGCGTTGCCCGGGATGTTGATAAAGGCGTGGCGTTAACCCGCGCAGCAGCCGAAGCCAATGATGCGAATGCGCAAATTGATTTGGGTTACAACTATGCCAACGGGATTGGCGTCGAAAAGGATTATCAGCAAGCGCTGGCGTGGTATGAAAAGGCAAAAGCCAATGGCAGCCCTTTAGCGGAGAGAAATATCGCGGCGATAAAATCCAATATGGAAGAAGAGGCCAAATACCGCAATGGCTATACCGCAATCGTGACGTGCGGCCCGGTTACCTCGCCGGGATACGTTGATAACTGCTTTAACGACAGCGACCTGAAAATCACCAAAGACAATATCACCACGCTTTATAACATGAGCAGCGGAAACTACCCCAGCGCTGCCGGCGAGGCATTTTCTGACGGATTACATATCAAACTGCCGGAAAACTTTAGCGTATTTGCGCAAAACAGCATGGATAACGATGTGTTAATGGTGAAGATTGTCAAAAATGACAGCGGTAAAGTGGTGTTTCAGGATCAAGCGTCAAAATACGGCGTGATTAACGTCAGAAATTAA
- a CDS encoding ANTAR domain-containing response regulator, with product MSRKNVQMRGLKVCVIGCSDRDNHHLAQQFSRIGIEGLFCAAFPDESQLAEQQLLVFDGDNSTLFHPTNLLPWPALPKIALTAIETPSRLQWIAEQKIDSYMRKPVRFDGVMTAFTLALNHAAHINQLEAQLRRQEERLRARKFLFSAQLRVMHALRLEEDDAYSLLRRASMAQHMTIENLSCELLNDTESWLNRLKSLLAE from the coding sequence ATGAGCCGAAAAAACGTGCAGATGCGCGGATTAAAAGTGTGTGTGATCGGCTGTTCCGATCGTGATAACCACCATCTGGCGCAACAGTTTAGCCGCATAGGGATAGAGGGCCTGTTCTGTGCGGCGTTTCCTGATGAGAGCCAACTGGCTGAGCAACAGTTGCTGGTGTTCGACGGCGATAACTCGACCCTGTTTCATCCCACGAACCTGCTCCCCTGGCCCGCGCTGCCAAAGATTGCGCTTACCGCCATTGAAACGCCATCGCGTTTACAGTGGATTGCCGAGCAGAAGATCGACAGCTATATGCGTAAACCGGTACGTTTTGATGGTGTGATGACCGCCTTTACGCTGGCGCTTAATCATGCCGCGCACATCAACCAGCTCGAAGCGCAACTCAGGCGGCAGGAGGAGCGGCTGCGAGCGCGTAAGTTTTTGTTTTCCGCGCAACTGCGGGTTATGCACGCGCTACGGCTGGAGGAAGACGATGCTTACAGCTTGCTGCGCCGCGCCTCGATGGCGCAACACATGACCATTGAAAACCTCAGCTGTGAGTTGCTGAATGACACGGAGTCCTGGCTCAACCGGTTGAAATCACTGCTGGCGGAATAG
- a CDS encoding nitrilase-related carbon-nitrogen hydrolase has product MRINVATIQFEPTQFRKEENVTRLLALATQAARDGARLIVMPEMATTGYCWLDRAEVAPYVETADGATSQAFAAVAREFNCFLVFGMPERDPVTDLYYNSAVLVGPQGVIGVHRKTHPYISEPKWAANGDGGHQVFHTEIGNIALLICMDIHFIETARLVALGGAQIICHISNWLAERTPAPYWLTRGWENGCALIESNRWGWERGVQFSGGSCIVDSHGNLLASCDSGDRVLSAELPLSEENPQLNKRRPELYQRLMTNTFQWNPKDFFGLYGRNPLPDGKDSRIAVAQFRPQNDVDANLSQIRHWAEQAKSGGAELLVLPERALTGGDGSRYALTLDDAPVQALIALAMELDIALLAGFAEREGEQCYNSAVLVSSGGLSAHYRQIHVSEQDRQWACAGNQWVTCDLPCGRVGILLGEDLLVPEAARILALEGCDIIACPAQLHTPAPMAHVGTAIPHVWPIPRGADPYHWLLPRVRAGENNVWLAFANWPAAEGESIGLSGVFGPDTFAFPRKEAKATGAKGLAVLDISTGSAGTTYPDHVVRRKDLVLMRQPHYYTALVAQPPR; this is encoded by the coding sequence ATGCGCATCAACGTTGCAACCATCCAGTTTGAACCAACGCAGTTCAGAAAAGAGGAGAACGTCACGCGTCTGCTGGCATTAGCAACTCAGGCCGCGCGTGATGGCGCGCGCTTAATCGTTATGCCGGAAATGGCGACCACCGGCTATTGTTGGCTGGATCGCGCGGAAGTCGCCCCTTATGTAGAAACGGCGGACGGAGCCACCAGCCAGGCATTTGCTGCCGTTGCGCGCGAGTTTAACTGCTTTTTGGTCTTTGGCATGCCGGAGCGGGATCCGGTGACCGACCTTTACTATAACAGCGCCGTTCTGGTCGGGCCGCAGGGGGTGATTGGCGTCCACCGTAAAACGCACCCTTATATCTCGGAGCCGAAATGGGCGGCTAACGGCGATGGCGGACATCAGGTCTTTCACACGGAGATCGGCAATATCGCGCTGTTGATCTGTATGGATATTCACTTTATTGAAACCGCCCGGCTGGTTGCGCTGGGCGGCGCGCAAATTATCTGCCACATCAGCAACTGGCTGGCTGAACGCACACCTGCGCCTTACTGGCTTACGCGCGGTTGGGAGAACGGCTGCGCGCTGATCGAAAGTAACCGCTGGGGCTGGGAGCGGGGCGTGCAGTTCAGCGGCGGCAGCTGCATTGTGGATAGCCACGGGAATCTGCTGGCCAGTTGTGACAGCGGCGATCGGGTACTCAGCGCTGAATTACCCCTGTCTGAGGAGAATCCACAACTGAATAAGCGTCGGCCTGAGCTGTATCAGCGTTTGATGACCAACACTTTCCAGTGGAATCCAAAGGACTTTTTTGGCTTATATGGGCGTAATCCACTGCCCGACGGCAAAGATTCACGTATTGCGGTGGCGCAGTTTCGTCCGCAAAACGATGTTGATGCCAATCTGTCGCAGATTCGCCACTGGGCCGAACAGGCGAAATCGGGCGGCGCAGAACTGCTGGTATTGCCGGAACGCGCGCTGACTGGCGGTGACGGTAGCCGCTACGCGCTGACGCTGGATGATGCGCCAGTACAGGCGCTGATCGCGCTGGCGATGGAACTGGATATCGCGCTGCTTGCGGGGTTCGCCGAGCGGGAAGGGGAGCAGTGCTATAACAGCGCGGTGCTGGTGAGCAGTGGCGGGTTGAGTGCGCATTATCGGCAGATTCATGTAAGCGAACAGGATCGGCAATGGGCCTGCGCAGGTAATCAGTGGGTGACCTGCGATTTGCCCTGCGGGCGGGTTGGTATTTTGCTGGGCGAAGATCTGCTGGTGCCGGAAGCCGCACGGATTCTGGCGCTGGAAGGCTGCGACATCATTGCGTGCCCGGCGCAGCTTCATACACCTGCGCCAATGGCGCACGTGGGCACGGCGATCCCCCATGTCTGGCCGATTCCGCGCGGTGCCGATCCTTACCACTGGCTGCTGCCGCGCGTTCGCGCGGGTGAGAATAATGTCTGGCTGGCTTTTGCCAACTGGCCAGCCGCTGAAGGAGAAAGCATTGGCCTGAGCGGAGTATTCGGCCCGGATACGTTTGCCTTTCCGCGTAAAGAAGCGAAAGCCACAGGAGCGAAAGGGCTGGCGGTGCTGGATATTTCCACGGGTTCAGCCGGTACCACCTACCCCGATCATGTGGTAAGACGTAAAGACCTGGTGCTGATGCGTCAGCCGCATTACTACACTGCGCTGGTTGCTCAACCACCGCGATGA
- a CDS encoding alpha/beta fold hydrolase, translated as MKLDVNGTHIQVTQQGNGELALVFLHYYGGSSRTWDAVAGALSDRYRTMAIDHRGWGESAKPESGYELATLAADAQAVIDALNLQRYILVGHSMGGKVAQLIASHQPTGLAGMILVAPSPPSPMRLSPQERTLLTSAYSSRESVGYVIDNVLTAKELSAAQREQVIEDSLKGSPQAKKAWPDVMMAEDITADVAAIKVPAMVILGERDKVERRPVLEAELLPRIPQATLHIIPDAGHLLPLEAPQALTERIAHFITHAL; from the coding sequence ATGAAACTTGACGTTAATGGCACACACATTCAGGTCACGCAGCAAGGGAACGGGGAGCTGGCGCTGGTCTTTTTGCACTATTACGGCGGTTCGTCGCGAACCTGGGATGCGGTTGCCGGGGCACTGTCGGATCGCTACCGGACGATGGCCATCGACCATCGCGGCTGGGGCGAATCGGCAAAACCGGAAAGCGGCTATGAGCTGGCGACACTGGCGGCGGATGCGCAGGCGGTCATCGATGCGCTTAACCTGCAACGCTATATTCTGGTGGGGCATTCGATGGGCGGAAAGGTTGCGCAGCTTATCGCCTCGCACCAACCGACTGGTCTTGCAGGGATGATCCTGGTCGCGCCGTCTCCCCCTTCGCCGATGCGCCTTTCACCGCAAGAACGCACGCTTTTAACCAGCGCTTATTCGTCCCGTGAATCGGTCGGATACGTGATTGATAATGTACTGACAGCGAAAGAACTGAGCGCCGCACAGCGGGAGCAGGTGATTGAAGACAGCCTGAAAGGCAGCCCGCAGGCGAAAAAAGCCTGGCCGGACGTGATGATGGCGGAAGATATTACGGCAGATGTCGCTGCAATTAAGGTGCCCGCGATGGTTATTTTGGGCGAGCGGGATAAGGTGGAACGCCGCCCGGTGCTGGAAGCCGAGCTTTTGCCGCGCATCCCGCAGGCGACGTTGCATATCATCCCTGACGCCGGGCATCTGCTGCCGCTCGAAGCGCCGCAAGCGCTTACAGAGAGGATCGCGCATTTTATAACGCATGCACTCTGA
- a CDS encoding purine-cytosine permease family protein has protein sequence MSKLKAWFQGPQDITEAEAVEDYAVGRVPSHYRWPIPAIILVLLGNSTAMFWFSLGADMSYQVGWPMLLLPIGYMVVFATLIGSCIMKMASKEGLSLNLMTRGLGFGYMGSAFTSLIYAVNFIFYFLFEGTIVSHAIANYAGVPVNSFTGIAIFALMGLAAIWFVWKGMSSMQFLQTWGVPIFIVLFGFCIWQLTHHYPAVSFSGWQPKGEIDSNALWLVMNMANGQIVFQGLMATDYGRFARPGISHKGTATIMLGMLIPIVVVMLFGAFMAYTLMPHIQGEDVWSLALDPGFVFPLIIGLTGVLFAVITQIRINVLNLYSGSIALSNTMDMAFNYRPGRQWWMLLVWLLGVVFYICNILQYTGTFLSITGILTNTWVFIILADYFICRKVLHLAPSDFVEFRKEYLRMWNPSGVIALCVAVAIGAAGVLGLYPMVYASFIAMLVGPVLHVAISVATRGSYYFKTFPEDMQTNWKPSDAYQGPKPVFNPLLSKEAE, from the coding sequence ATGAGCAAGTTAAAAGCATGGTTTCAGGGTCCACAAGATATCACTGAAGCAGAAGCCGTTGAGGATTACGCAGTCGGCCGCGTGCCGTCGCACTATCGCTGGCCTATTCCGGCCATTATTCTGGTACTGCTCGGCAACTCTACCGCCATGTTCTGGTTCAGCCTTGGCGCGGACATGAGCTATCAGGTCGGCTGGCCCATGTTGCTGCTGCCGATTGGTTATATGGTGGTGTTCGCCACCTTAATTGGCTCCTGCATTATGAAGATGGCGAGTAAAGAGGGACTTTCACTCAATCTGATGACGCGCGGGCTGGGATTCGGCTATATGGGGTCGGCCTTCACATCGCTGATTTACGCCGTGAATTTCATCTTCTATTTCCTGTTCGAAGGCACCATCGTGTCTCACGCTATCGCCAACTATGCGGGCGTGCCGGTCAACTCGTTTACCGGCATCGCCATCTTTGCGCTGATGGGGCTGGCCGCCATCTGGTTTGTCTGGAAAGGCATGTCATCCATGCAGTTTCTGCAAACCTGGGGCGTTCCCATTTTCATTGTGCTGTTTGGCTTTTGTATCTGGCAATTAACCCACCACTATCCGGCGGTCAGCTTCAGCGGCTGGCAGCCAAAAGGGGAGATCGACAGTAACGCGCTGTGGCTGGTGATGAATATGGCCAACGGGCAAATTGTCTTTCAGGGATTGATGGCTACTGATTACGGTCGTTTTGCCCGTCCGGGTATCAGCCATAAAGGCACTGCCACCATCATGCTGGGGATGCTGATCCCGATTGTGGTGGTCATGCTGTTTGGCGCGTTTATGGCCTACACCCTGATGCCGCATATTCAGGGCGAAGATGTCTGGTCGCTGGCGCTCGATCCGGGCTTTGTCTTCCCGCTGATTATTGGTCTGACCGGCGTGTTATTTGCGGTGATTACCCAGATCCGCATTAACGTGCTCAATCTCTACTCGGGTTCGATTGCACTGTCGAATACTATGGATATGGCGTTTAACTATCGTCCGGGACGTCAGTGGTGGATGTTGCTGGTCTGGTTGCTTGGCGTAGTGTTCTACATCTGCAATATCTTGCAATATACCGGCACTTTCCTCTCCATTACTGGCATTCTCACCAACACCTGGGTGTTTATTATCCTTGCGGATTACTTTATCTGCCGCAAAGTGCTGCACCTTGCGCCATCCGATTTTGTGGAGTTCCGCAAAGAGTATCTGCGTATGTGGAACCCGTCCGGCGTGATTGCGCTGTGCGTTGCGGTTGCCATAGGCGCGGCTGGCGTGCTGGGCCTGTATCCGATGGTGTATGCCTCGTTTATCGCCATGCTGGTTGGCCCGGTGCTGCACGTTGCTATCAGCGTTGCCACTCGCGGCAGCTATTACTTCAAAACCTTCCCTGAGGACATGCAAACCAACTGGAAACCTTCTGATGCTTATCAGGGGCCGAAACCGGTATTTAATCCGTTACTGAGCAAGGAGGCAGAATAA
- a CDS encoding helix-turn-helix domain-containing protein, whose amino-acid sequence MTDFFYDLLTWIENNLHTNLKIENISIKSGYSKWHLQRMFHKYFGISLGRYIRNRKITNAALLIKMSQLPMVEICVESGFSSQQTFARFFKKYYGVTPGYYRKTRFISSSFFQRNLAMSWNLTVKHENIIFEHNIVSSIHDRRNDYKEEKQEFVLSQRNESIESLFYKRLTRFILDLYEKKFVISSCSASNHLTITAEFKKTLSIKDPVIFFTARDATISSVVTYNEFIRFYYEGYISDLEKFINYVYFNYMIENKIKRRDSDPDLFSGCFFEKENKGSLKGYYYIPLPDTCHSDDDK is encoded by the coding sequence ATGACTGATTTCTTCTATGATCTGCTTACCTGGATTGAAAATAATCTACACACCAATCTTAAAATAGAAAACATTTCAATTAAATCAGGTTACAGTAAATGGCATCTCCAGAGAATGTTTCATAAATATTTTGGAATAAGTCTTGGAAGATACATTCGAAACAGGAAAATTACGAATGCAGCCCTCCTTATAAAAATGAGTCAGCTCCCGATGGTAGAAATTTGTGTTGAAAGTGGTTTTAGTTCCCAGCAAACATTCGCTCGTTTTTTTAAGAAGTACTATGGCGTAACCCCTGGTTACTACCGTAAGACTCGATTTATATCCAGCTCTTTTTTTCAGAGAAACCTCGCCATGTCCTGGAACTTAACAGTTAAACATGAGAATATTATATTTGAGCATAATATTGTTTCTTCTATTCATGATAGAAGAAATGATTATAAAGAAGAAAAGCAAGAGTTTGTCCTTTCACAAAGAAATGAAAGCATTGAGTCTCTTTTCTATAAAAGACTAACTCGTTTCATTTTAGATTTATACGAAAAAAAATTCGTAATTTCTTCCTGCAGTGCATCCAACCATTTGACTATAACTGCTGAGTTCAAGAAAACGTTGTCAATAAAAGACCCTGTGATTTTTTTTACTGCCAGAGATGCTACGATCTCTTCGGTTGTTACATATAATGAATTTATAAGGTTTTATTATGAGGGGTACATATCTGATTTAGAAAAATTTATAAATTATGTATATTTTAATTATATGATAGAGAACAAAATAAAAAGAAGAGACTCTGATCCTGATCTTTTTTCTGGTTGTTTTTTTGAGAAAGAGAATAAAGGCAGTTTAAAAGGATATTATTACATCCCTTTACCAGATACGTGTCATTCAGATGATGATAAATAA